Genomic DNA from Nitratidesulfovibrio vulgaris str. Hildenborough:
GGGTTGACCACGGCATCGGCGACGACGCGTGGCAGAGGGCGGAACACGCGCTCTTCACGCAGCAGCGCATCGAGAGTGGCGGCGGGCGATGCCATGGGCGCGTTCTCCGGTGACGGTGTATCGGAAGCTTTGCGGCGCGTCATGCTACAGCCCCAGTATCTGCTTGAGTTCGCCCAGCCTGCGTCGGCTGATGGGCAGTTCTATGCGGGTACGGCCCGCCGTGCGCAGCAGGCAGTTGCCGCCGCTCACGGCCGCCAGTTCGGTGACCATGTCCAGATTCACCAGATATTTGCGGTGCACACGGAAGAAGCGGTGCGGACGCAGCCGCCCTTCGAGGTTCTTGAGGCGGTAGCTGGTGAGGTACTTGTCGTCAGCGGTGTGCACGTAGCTGTAGTCCTCATAGGCTTCCACGAAGGCGATTTCGCCGTAGGGGATGAGCAGCGTCTTGCCGTCGACGCTCACGGCGAGTTTGTCCAGTTCGACTGGCCGGACGCGCTGGCTGTAGTCCACCGCCTCACCCAGTGCGGAGATGAGGGTGTCCTGTTCGTCCTCTGCAAGGGGAAGCTGCAAGGTCTCGAAGGGAGGGCCCTCTTCCGTGCCGGGCGGGGGCAGGTCGTCCATGGCAGGGGGCGGCAGTTCTTCGGGGGCCGCTTGCGGTTGTTCGCGCCAGCGCGACCCCGGTGCCGGGGCAAGGCGGAAATGCGTGCGGAATTGTCGCAGTCGCATGAGGGTGCGGTCGAACCTGTCAGCCGCGCACGGGAAGATGAGATAGTCGGTGGCGTCGAGTTCAAAGGCTTCGAAGGCGCGCGATTCATCGTCGGCGATGAAGATGAGGGCCGGGTGGTCACGGTTGCCCATGAGTCGTCGTGCCACTTCCATGCCGTCGGGGCCTTCTGCTAGGGAGATGCCGAGAAACACAGCCCCGTAGGGTAGCGCATTGAGCAGCGCCAAGGCCTCTTCGGCCCCTGCGGCCTCACCGAGGACGCGCAGGAAGTCCACGGGTTCCAGCATGGCACGCAGGCGGTGCCGCAGCATGGGGTCGGGATGCACCAGGAGCGTTGAAAGGCGTGTCATGCGCAGCCTGCCGTGGGTTGGCGTCAAACGATGCCAGCATGATACATGCACGGGGCCGGGAAGGAAAGTGCGGGAACACCGGCGAACCGGCATTCCCGCACTCTGGCTGCACAGTGGCTGTGCTTGATCCTGCAAGGGCACAGGCGGGCGTTAGCCGCCTTCATGCCTGCCGCCTCGGCAACCGGGGGCACTGTGCCATGGCCTCGCCGGTGATACAGTGGCGGGGGGGCAGCCCCCATCTGGTGGTCGCACCTTGGGCAGGCTTCTCGTCTGGCCCGGTGGCCGGTGCGTCAGGCGGTGCGCATGGACTTGATGATGTCTCCAAGCCCCGTGGCTTGCCCGCGAAGTCGTTCCAGCTCCTCACGCAGCCGGGTCATGCCCTCGGCGTTGTCAGCCGCACTGCCGCGTATCTCGTCGGTGGAACGGGCTATCTGCTCACTGGCTGCAGACTGCTGTTCAGCGGCGGTGGCTATGGCCCGCACCTGGTCGGCGGTCTCGGCAGTCATGCCTACGATGGAACGCAGGGCCTCGCCCGCGCCCGAAGCCAGTTGCGTGGTCTTCTCCACCTCGGTGGCGGTGGACTGGGCCGTTGCAAGGCTGTGCCGTGCGCTGGTCTGTATGGCGCGGATGAAGTCTTCGACTTCGCGGGTGGCGGTCATGGTCTTTTCGGCCAGTTTGCGCACTTCGTCGGCCACCACGGCGAAGCCTCGCCCCGCGTCGCCAGCCCGTGCCGTTTCGATGGCGGCGTTGAGTGCCAGCAGGTTGGTCTGGTCGGCGATGTCGCCGATGACGGCGATGATGCGTCCGATGCCCTCGGCCTGCTTGCCGAGGTCGTCCATGGCCTCGCCAAGGCGGGTCGCGTTGTCGCTGACGCCTTCGATGGCGTCCAGTGCCTGCATGACGACATC
This window encodes:
- a CDS encoding LytR/AlgR family response regulator transcription factor — its product is MTRLSTLLVHPDPMLRHRLRAMLEPVDFLRVLGEAAGAEEALALLNALPYGAVFLGISLAEGPDGMEVARRLMGNRDHPALIFIADDESRAFEAFELDATDYLIFPCAADRFDRTLMRLRQFRTHFRLAPAPGSRWREQPQAAPEELPPPAMDDLPPPGTEEGPPFETLQLPLAEDEQDTLISALGEAVDYSQRVRPVELDKLAVSVDGKTLLIPYGEIAFVEAYEDYSYVHTADDKYLTSYRLKNLEGRLRPHRFFRVHRKYLVNLDMVTELAAVSGGNCLLRTAGRTRIELPISRRRLGELKQILGL